The genomic stretch TGGTAGAAAACTATAATACTCTGACCCCCGTAAAAGTCAAATGGGCCATTATTCTTGAGATTGTTCGTTTGTTAGGTGCTAAAATTGATTTCAAAATCATCAAAAAGAAATATTTAAAAATCGATTTAGGTATTGCTGCAATCGTTCCTATCTCCGAATTACAACCAATCAAAGAATCAAAAACATCTACTCCTTCAACTTCAAATAAAACAGGAAAAGAAGATTGGAGAGTTACCTTAAAGCGGATTTGGAAATTTTTAAAAGAAACTGAAATAAAGATTCCAAACTTTAAAAAGAAAAAATAAAATCTAAAATTCATGATCATAAAGTATCTAACACAACCAAATCCAGAATCATTGAGGAAGGCCTTTGAAGGTTGTCAGGAACTTACATTCTCAAAAGATGAATTTTTATTTCATGGTGGCGATCCGGTTGCTTACATGGACCTACTCGTTTCCGGTGATCTTCAGGTATTCAAATACGATGGGAACATGAATGAGGTGACCTTAACATTCTTTCGTCCCGTAAGTATCATTGCCGAGTGGGCAGTCATCCAAGGCATTCCTTATCCTGCCTCCGGTAGATTCACAAAAAGTAGTACGATCTTAAGAATGCCTCTTTCAGAAGTACAAACACGCATTCACAAAAATATCGAATTAAACCATATTCTAATGCACTCATTGATGAATAAAATTGATACCTTAAATTTAGCAATCAATCGCGGACTTACGATGGATGCCATGCAAAGGGTGGCTCATTTTTTATTCTACGGGACTCCAGATTCTCTGGCATTAAAACAAACACAAATGGCTTCTCTTCTTTATTTAAGGCCGGAAACATTCTCAAGAATACTAAAACAATTAAAAGAACAAGGTCTTATCGATACCCAAAAAGGAGAAATTTCCATTATCGACAAAGAAGGACTATTGAAAATTTTAGCATAGTTCTTGATTTGAATCAATGAAATGATTCTAATTTCCATTAGGATCGAATCATGAAGATTTCTTTTTTTCAATGGAGTTTATGGAATACTGCCTTCCGACCTTTTTTTTGGTTTGGTTCGGTTTATGGCATTTTAGTGATCGGGATTTGGTTATTAATATTATCAAATGCGATAACAAATCCTATTCAAATTAATTCCATTCATTGGCATTCTTATGAAATGGTATTTGGATTTTCCAAAGCAATAGTCCTTGGATTTCTTTTTACGGCGGTCCAAAACTGGACAAACTCTAGTATCTTAAAAGGGAAAAATCTTTTTTTCCTCCTTCTCTTTTGGACTTTAGGAAGATTTTCGATGTATCCACTTGGGATAGTTTCTTATTTATCCTTCGGTTTGGACATCAGCTCCGATTTGATGGTCATTCTCCTTCTCTATCCAAAATTAATAGTTCCAACTCAAAAACACAACCGTCCCATTTTATATCACTACGGACTATTCACCGTATTTCATTTGTTAGCAGGTTTTTCTGCAAGATCGGTAATGGATTCAGAAAAGACCTTATTATATATTCATTTAAGTATTTTTGTAATTTTATTTCTCATTTTGATTATTGGAGGGCGAGTTGTTCCTTTCTTTTCCGGAGTTGTCATTCCTGGATATTCATTCAAACGAATGCCTAAATTAGAAACGGTTATCTTATATTTGCCGTTTGTATTTTATGTTTCTCTAATAATCCAAGGTTATTTAACCAATCATGAATCCATTCACATTGATATTACAAATATCAATTTTGGGAGTGTGATTCTCTTATTCACTTTTTTAGTTAGTTTTACTTTGTTTGTTACCAATCTCATCCGTTATGTTTCCTGGAAACCCTGGAGATCCTATAAAAAACCCATCCTTTGGATTTTGTATACTGGTTACTTCTGGGTTTGTTTAGGATTTTTATTGTATAGCCTTGTATCTTTGGGTTACTTTCCTGTTTCTTCCGCAGTGCATAGTTTGACTGTCGGCGGGATTGGTGTTTTTATCTATGGAATGATCACACGTGTGAGTTTAGGCCATACAGGAAGAAGCATTGTTGCATCACCACTTACAGTAGGTGCTTATATTCTATTAAATTTTGCGGTAGTTGTTAGAGTATTTTTCCCTTTAATCGGGAAATACAATCTGGCCTATCATCTTTCAGGAATTTCTTGGATCCTTGTTTTTGTTTTGTTTATTTTCCAATATACAAAGATATTGTTTAGCCCAAGACCAGACGGAAAGCCATCTTAAACGTTTGGATTACACCCTTATGGCTCTTCGAAAAAACTCTTGGAGAGAATCGAGGAGCCTTTCTGGGTGGAACAACATTTGGTAACTAGCATTTCTCATCATCGCGGGAATCGTTGGCTTTTCTTCGGTTCCGATTGCTAACGTATACACTTGAACTCCATTTAACAAACATTCACCGACTGCTTTATTGACATCCTCAATTCCATATTTTCCTTCATATTTGTCATAATCATTAGGACGTGCATCTGTGATGAGGATGATCCATTTTTGTTTATAAGATGTATCTTTTAAAATAGAATTCACATGTCGTAACGATGGCCCCACCCGAGTGTATCCAATGGGAGAAAGCGAACCCAAACGATCACGTGCGCTCATCCACGGTTCTGAAAGCTGTTTTAAATGGATCAGCTGATTAAAATTACGAGTCCTAGAATAAAAACCAGCGATTCCAAACGGGATTTTTAAATCCTCCAAACATTCAGAAAATAAAAGTAAACTTTCTCTTTCTACATCTAATACTCTTTTTTCTTGGATCCAAGAGTCAGTAGATAAACTCAAATCAACTAAAAAATACAAAGCCATATCGGATACATCCCGAATCGGATTCATATAAATTGATTCCGACGGACTGATTTTCGCTTTGATATCTGCATAACGATCCACAAGCGCATCCAAATCAATATCATCTCCCGATACCAATCGTTTTTTGATTCTTGTTTGGTTCAAAAGGGCCATCATTTTCTTTTTTAATTGAGTCAAAGTAGAATATTGCTTTTCTAATACGTGTTTGGTGTAAGTAACGTCCTTTTGATTTGGAAATTCTTCAATAACGTTACAATAGTTTGGTTTATAGTTTTTTAATTTATAATCCCACTCAGGATAGGTAAAACGATTTCCCAAATAAATTTCATCTAAAATTTCAAGTGTTGTTCCAACTCCTGACTCACTACTTCGAGTGGTATGCACTGGATCTTCTGTGCGAATGATATGTTTTAAGTTTAGCTCTTGTAGTGCTTCCTCTTCCTCCATATCTTCTTCTCCATCAATATCACGCCATTGCCCATCAAACTCTTCTACCGTTTCGATTTTTTCAAAATTGTGACCTAATGTATATTCCTCTATTTTTTTCTCATCCACTTCCAAAACTTCGGCATCAATTGGATCTAATTTTTGTTTTGATTCTTTTGACTTAATTTTTTGTTTATCAGTCTTTGATATAAAATCTTTTCCTGTGGGAAACTCATGTTTCAAATCGGAAACAGAGGAAGATGTTTGGATCAAAATTGAAGAGATTTTTTTGTATTGTGTTGGATCTTTTTTTCGAATCTCAAACCTTTCTTTTTTAATATCTTTCCAGTCACCACGAATACCTGGGAATACTTTTAGAAACTTTCGGAACTGATAAAAAAAATTTTCTTTTTTTAGGGATGTTTCTTCCTTTATCTTTAGATCATTCTCACTCTTTCTTTTTTTCAGCTCTTTGTCATTCGAAAGAAAGGAAAGATAGGCAAGGTAGATACGAACAAATTTTTTAGAACTGGATTCAGATAAAAACCAATGTACTTCTTCGGGAAATTTTAAATAATTTTGGCCAAGCGAAATCAACTCACCGCCAAGTATCAAAGTGGTAGGTTCTTTTTTTAAGGTTTGTAAATAACGGAGGATTCGAACTTCCTCTAAAGCCATTTGATACGCATAATATGGATTTGGTGGAGTTAGTTTTTTACGAATTTTTTTCCAAAGTTTATGACCTTGGTAGAAGACAAATTGATCCCATTCCAAATGTATATCCTAAAAAATCAGATCAAAACTATCTTGCAATGCAGCAACCGTATCCAAATCGTCAGAGAGTGGTAAAATGATTGCAGTCCTTCCTGCTAAGCGCGCCGGTAGGCCCTTTGCCATTAATTTGGCACAAGAAACAAGTAATCTTGTCGAAACCGTTTCCGCCAAACCTAACTCTGATTTGTTTCTCACCAAACCTGCAAATTGGACTAGCTTTTTCGATATGGAATCGCTAATCCCCGTTTCTCCCACGATAATTTTTTCTTCGACAGAAGCTTTCGGATAAGGAAAGTCCAGACCAAGAAATCGTTGTTTGGTGGAAGGTTTTAATTCTTTAAATCCTCTTTGGTATCCTGGATTGTAGGATGCAACGAGTAAAAAGTCAGGATGAGCTTGGATCTCTTCATTTTTTCTTTCTAAAAATAAAGTACGACGATGGTCAGTTAAAGAGTGAATGGTTACAAGAGTGTCTGGTCTTGCTTCTGCGACCTCATCTAAATAGACAATGGCTCCTTCCTTGACTCCTGTTGTCAAAGGCCCATCCATCCAAATGGTATCCGCCCCTTTCACTAAAAATCTTCCGACTAAATCAACAGAAGATGTTTCATCGTTACAAAGTATCGTTATGAGTCTACGGCCTAATGTATGAGCCATGTACTCCAAAAATCGAGACTTACCAGAGCCTGTAGGACCTTTCAACAAAAGCGGCAGAGAATTCTCTGCCGCCATTTGAAAGATTTCTATTTCCTTACCGATTGGTTCGTAATAGGGTGCTTTCTTCGTTAACATAGATTATTCGAGATCACCTGCATTTTTTCCTACAGCTTCATCGGATGGAAGACCATGTCGAATGAAATCCACAATAAAGTAAGTGATCCCAACTGTAAACAGGGTGGCCGCAAGTAACATCCCAATAAAATGGAATATAATTTCTTTTTGAACCACAAGGAAGTCCATACCCAATTTACGTTCCAGATACACTTGTGTGATTCCGGCAACAGCGAGTGCTCCCGTCATTCCTAACATTCCGATATTCGAAGCCCAAAATGCAAGATATCCTGACATTCCAGTAAACAACTTTCTTCCAGTTAGATTTGGCATTGCGTAGGAAATCACAGCTAACACTAACATGGCGTAGGCCCCCCAGAAGGCAAGGTGTCCATGCATGGCAGTGATGAGTGTTCCGTGAGTCCATTGGTTAACCGCAGGCCAAGTGTGAGCAAACCCAAGAAATCCTGCTCCAATGAAAGACATCATCGCACTCCCCAAAGTCCAATAGAGAGCAATTTTGTTAGGATGATTTTTTCCTTTTTTGCGATACATATTGAGTGCCCAAATCGCCATCCCGAGAAAAGCCAATGGTTCTAAAGCGGAAAATATTCCACCGACCATAAGCCAATACTTAGGAGTTCCGATCCAATAGTAGTGGTGACCGGTCCCAAGAATTCCCGAAAGAAAAGTTAAACCCACAACAACATAGAGCCATTTTTCAATGACTTCTCTGTCCACTCCAGTCAGTTTGATGAGTAAAAAGGCAAGGATACCACCCATGATGAGTTCCCAAACTCCTTCCACCCAAAGATGCACTACCCACCAACGAAAGTAGGAATCGAGTGTTTGGTTGTCAAAGTAGATCATACCTGGTAAATAAAGTAGAGCCGCACATAACAAACCAAAGAAGAGAACCAGTTGAGTTGTACTTCTTTTTTTAGCTTCCCAGATGGTCATAGCGATGTTAAACAAAAATGTTAAAACATTCACAACTACCAAATAGTCGAGAGGCCTTGGAATTTCTAAGAACTTACGACCTTCCCACCAATTGAAGTGAAATCCAATGATGGCAATCACACCCACAACAACCCAAGAAAGAAGTTGGATGTAAGCAAGTTTTACACTATACAACTCTCTATCAGATTCTTCAGGAATGATATAATAAGCAGCTCCCATAAAGCCAGTTAACAACCATACAACGAGTAAATTTGTATGTGTTGCACGAGCGGT from Leptospira bourretii encodes the following:
- a CDS encoding cbb3-type cytochrome c oxidase subunit I; the protein is MRFQSQKVAYWFFATCMLLLSLQIVYGFIMGFARIGFDGLHDFIPFNTARATHTNLLVVWLLTGFMGAAYYIIPEESDRELYSVKLAYIQLLSWVVVGVIAIIGFHFNWWEGRKFLEIPRPLDYLVVVNVLTFLFNIAMTIWEAKKRSTTQLVLFFGLLCAALLYLPGMIYFDNQTLDSYFRWWVVHLWVEGVWELIMGGILAFLLIKLTGVDREVIEKWLYVVVGLTFLSGILGTGHHYYWIGTPKYWLMVGGIFSALEPLAFLGMAIWALNMYRKKGKNHPNKIALYWTLGSAMMSFIGAGFLGFAHTWPAVNQWTHGTLITAMHGHLAFWGAYAMLVLAVISYAMPNLTGRKLFTGMSGYLAFWASNIGMLGMTGALAVAGITQVYLERKLGMDFLVVQKEIIFHFIGMLLAATLFTVGITYFIVDFIRHGLPSDEAVGKNAGDLE
- a CDS encoding NnrS family protein, yielding MKISFFQWSLWNTAFRPFFWFGSVYGILVIGIWLLILSNAITNPIQINSIHWHSYEMVFGFSKAIVLGFLFTAVQNWTNSSILKGKNLFFLLLFWTLGRFSMYPLGIVSYLSFGLDISSDLMVILLLYPKLIVPTQKHNRPILYHYGLFTVFHLLAGFSARSVMDSEKTLLYIHLSIFVILFLILIIGGRVVPFFSGVVIPGYSFKRMPKLETVILYLPFVFYVSLIIQGYLTNHESIHIDITNINFGSVILLFTFLVSFTLFVTNLIRYVSWKPWRSYKKPILWILYTGYFWVCLGFLLYSLVSLGYFPVSSAVHSLTVGGIGVFIYGMITRVSLGHTGRSIVASPLTVGAYILLNFAVVVRVFFPLIGKYNLAYHLSGISWILVFVLFIFQYTKILFSPRPDGKPS
- a CDS encoding CbbQ/NirQ/NorQ/GpvN family protein, encoding MLTKKAPYYEPIGKEIEIFQMAAENSLPLLLKGPTGSGKSRFLEYMAHTLGRRLITILCNDETSSVDLVGRFLVKGADTIWMDGPLTTGVKEGAIVYLDEVAEARPDTLVTIHSLTDHRRTLFLERKNEEIQAHPDFLLVASYNPGYQRGFKELKPSTKQRFLGLDFPYPKASVEEKIIVGETGISDSISKKLVQFAGLVRNKSELGLAETVSTRLLVSCAKLMAKGLPARLAGRTAIILPLSDDLDTVAALQDSFDLIF
- a CDS encoding nitric oxide reductase activation protein NorD: MEWDQFVFYQGHKLWKKIRKKLTPPNPYYAYQMALEEVRILRYLQTLKKEPTTLILGGELISLGQNYLKFPEEVHWFLSESSSKKFVRIYLAYLSFLSNDKELKKRKSENDLKIKEETSLKKENFFYQFRKFLKVFPGIRGDWKDIKKERFEIRKKDPTQYKKISSILIQTSSSVSDLKHEFPTGKDFISKTDKQKIKSKESKQKLDPIDAEVLEVDEKKIEEYTLGHNFEKIETVEEFDGQWRDIDGEEDMEEEEALQELNLKHIIRTEDPVHTTRSSESGVGTTLEILDEIYLGNRFTYPEWDYKLKNYKPNYCNVIEEFPNQKDVTYTKHVLEKQYSTLTQLKKKMMALLNQTRIKKRLVSGDDIDLDALVDRYADIKAKISPSESIYMNPIRDVSDMALYFLVDLSLSTDSWIQEKRVLDVERESLLLFSECLEDLKIPFGIAGFYSRTRNFNQLIHLKQLSEPWMSARDRLGSLSPIGYTRVGPSLRHVNSILKDTSYKQKWIILITDARPNDYDKYEGKYGIEDVNKAVGECLLNGVQVYTLAIGTEEKPTIPAMMRNASYQMLFHPERLLDSLQEFFRRAIRV
- a CDS encoding Crp/Fnr family transcriptional regulator — translated: MIIKYLTQPNPESLRKAFEGCQELTFSKDEFLFHGGDPVAYMDLLVSGDLQVFKYDGNMNEVTLTFFRPVSIIAEWAVIQGIPYPASGRFTKSSTILRMPLSEVQTRIHKNIELNHILMHSLMNKIDTLNLAINRGLTMDAMQRVAHFLFYGTPDSLALKQTQMASLLYLRPETFSRILKQLKEQGLIDTQKGEISIIDKEGLLKILA